One region of Corynebacterium capitovis DSM 44611 genomic DNA includes:
- a CDS encoding ammonium transporter, with protein MSGVDAGNASWVLVSASLVLLMTPALALFYGGMSSRRSVLNMMMMSFTALGVVSVVYVLWGWSMSYGTQSLGGIVANPFQFFGLRRSVVDASGAYIVGVNGYANVIDVGFQLTFAAISTAIISGALASRVKIGSWLLFSALWSTFVYFPLAFMVWGGGILGHSESSLAAWVFGTDGQEALIAPIDFAGGTVVHISAGAAALVLALVIGQRHGFPTSNSRPHNLPMVMLGAALLWFGWFGFNGGSAFSADGLAGLAWVNTTVAAAAAMLGWLLLEKIRDGYATSLGASSGAVAGLVAITPAAGALTPAWSIVLGFVGGLLACIGVGLKYTFRYDDSLDVVGVHLVAGLWGTIGLALFATDRGILTGGGIDGWKLLVVQALVALVSMLFSGGMTLLIAFAIKRTVGWRVTHEEELSGVDYSVHRETGYDLGGPGVRATDFTVLQGKETQR; from the coding sequence GTGAGTGGTGTGGATGCAGGGAATGCGAGCTGGGTCCTAGTCTCAGCCTCTCTGGTGCTACTCATGACGCCCGCGTTGGCTCTGTTTTACGGCGGAATGTCTTCGCGGCGAAGTGTCTTGAACATGATGATGATGTCGTTTACGGCCTTGGGCGTCGTGTCGGTTGTCTACGTCCTGTGGGGCTGGTCGATGTCTTACGGAACGCAGTCTTTGGGTGGCATCGTGGCAAACCCGTTCCAGTTCTTCGGTTTGCGTCGCTCCGTCGTCGACGCGAGCGGGGCGTACATTGTGGGCGTCAATGGCTACGCCAATGTCATCGACGTTGGGTTTCAGCTCACCTTCGCGGCGATTTCCACGGCGATCATCTCGGGTGCTTTGGCCAGCCGGGTAAAGATCGGGTCCTGGCTGCTCTTTAGCGCGTTGTGGTCGACTTTCGTTTATTTCCCGCTTGCCTTCATGGTCTGGGGTGGGGGAATCCTCGGACACTCGGAGTCCTCCCTGGCAGCGTGGGTCTTCGGTACGGATGGCCAGGAGGCCCTCATCGCCCCAATTGACTTCGCGGGCGGCACCGTCGTCCACATCTCGGCTGGGGCGGCGGCCCTCGTTCTTGCCCTCGTTATCGGCCAACGGCACGGTTTCCCCACGTCGAACTCGCGGCCTCACAATCTGCCGATGGTGATGTTGGGTGCGGCGCTGCTCTGGTTCGGCTGGTTTGGCTTCAACGGAGGTTCGGCGTTCTCGGCAGACGGCCTAGCTGGCCTTGCGTGGGTAAATACAACCGTCGCTGCAGCGGCTGCCATGCTTGGCTGGTTGCTGCTGGAGAAGATTCGCGACGGTTACGCGACCTCCCTTGGCGCGTCCTCGGGTGCGGTCGCCGGGTTGGTTGCCATCACGCCTGCCGCTGGCGCTCTCACCCCCGCATGGTCTATTGTGCTTGGCTTTGTAGGCGGTCTTCTCGCCTGCATCGGGGTCGGACTGAAATACACTTTCCGCTACGACGACTCGCTCGACGTCGTCGGCGTGCACCTCGTGGCGGGCTTGTGGGGAACAATCGGGCTCGCCCTGTTCGCCACTGACCGGGGGATCCTCACCGGCGGAGGAATAGATGGTTGGAAGCTGCTCGTCGTTCAGGCCCTCGTAGCTCTAGTGTCCATGCTTTTCTCCGGAGGAATGACTCTTCTCATCGCCTTTGCGATCAAAAGGACCGTGGGCTGGCGGGTCACTCACGAAGAAGAGCTCAGCGGGGTCGATTACTCGGTGCACCGCGAAACTGGCTACGACCTCGGAGGCCCAGGAGTTCGTGCCACAGACTTCACCGTCCTGCAAGGCAAGGAGACGCAGCGATGA
- the rpsP gene encoding 30S ribosomal protein S16 produces MAVKIKLQRLGKIRNAQYRVVVADARTRRDGKVIENIGIYHPKEEPSLIRINSERAQYWLGVGAQPTEPVLALLKVTGDWQKHKGLEGAEGTLKVAEEKPSKLELFNKALEEANNGPSAEAITEKRKKAKEEAEAKAAAEAEAAAAEAAEDEAESADAEASEEK; encoded by the coding sequence ATGGCTGTCAAGATCAAACTCCAGCGTCTCGGCAAGATCCGTAACGCCCAGTACCGCGTCGTTGTCGCCGACGCTCGGACCCGCCGCGACGGCAAGGTCATTGAGAACATCGGCATCTACCACCCGAAGGAAGAGCCTTCGCTCATCCGCATCAACTCTGAGCGCGCTCAGTACTGGCTCGGTGTCGGCGCCCAGCCGACCGAACCGGTTCTCGCGCTGCTGAAGGTCACGGGTGACTGGCAGAAGCACAAGGGCCTCGAAGGCGCCGAGGGCACCCTGAAGGTCGCCGAGGAGAAGCCGTCCAAGCTCGAGCTGTTCAACAAGGCTCTCGAGGAGGCCAACAACGGCCCGTCCGCCGAGGCCATCACCGAGAAGCGCAAGAAGGCCAAGGAGGAGGCGGAGGCCAAGGCTGCTGCCGAGGCCGAGGCTGCCGCCGCCGAGGCTGCTGAGGATGAGGCTGAGTCCGCCGACGCCGAGGCGTCCGAGGAGAAGTAA
- the trmD gene encoding tRNA (guanosine(37)-N1)-methyltransferase TrmD: MSSPRLRLDVITIFPEYLEPLRHALLGKAIEQGIVEVGVHDLRDWAAGNHKSVDAPPLGGGPGMVMKPEVWGPALDDVAAGRSGRALASAAPHRNDRPRHDDVESVAPRPYADSGENRARPLLLVPTPAGALFTQADARAWSREEHIVVACGRYEGIDQRVFEDAEKRYRVREVSIGDYVLIGGEVAALVIAEAVTRLIPGVLGNTESHEEDSFSDGLLEGPSYTRPRSWRGFDAPEVLFSGDHARVRRWRRDQSLLRTRRVRPELLDTVELDEDDVFALHGRDVVTTLRGEVPWGREGDVVKRMRRELRRAGYRDPEVTLGEGEVTVSGRTALGCEEATAAVARAAGMKGHWEGSTVEEG, encoded by the coding sequence ATGTCTAGCCCGCGGCTGCGCCTAGACGTCATCACCATCTTCCCCGAGTACCTCGAGCCGCTGCGCCATGCGCTGCTCGGCAAGGCGATCGAGCAGGGCATCGTCGAGGTCGGGGTCCACGACCTGCGGGACTGGGCCGCCGGCAACCACAAGTCCGTCGACGCGCCCCCGCTCGGCGGCGGCCCCGGCATGGTGATGAAGCCCGAGGTGTGGGGCCCGGCGCTTGACGACGTCGCCGCCGGCCGTTCCGGCCGCGCCCTCGCCTCCGCCGCCCCCCACCGCAACGACAGGCCGCGCCACGACGACGTCGAATCCGTCGCCCCGCGGCCCTACGCCGACTCCGGGGAGAACCGCGCGCGGCCCCTGCTCCTCGTGCCCACCCCGGCCGGCGCGCTGTTCACGCAGGCGGACGCCCGTGCATGGTCGCGCGAGGAGCACATCGTGGTGGCCTGCGGGCGCTACGAGGGCATCGACCAGCGCGTCTTCGAGGACGCGGAGAAGCGCTACCGGGTGCGCGAGGTCTCCATCGGCGACTACGTGCTCATCGGCGGCGAAGTCGCGGCGCTGGTGATCGCCGAGGCCGTCACAAGGCTCATTCCGGGGGTGCTTGGCAACACGGAGAGCCACGAGGAGGACAGCTTCTCCGACGGCCTGCTCGAGGGGCCGTCCTACACCCGGCCGCGCTCCTGGCGCGGGTTCGACGCCCCCGAGGTCCTGTTCTCCGGCGACCACGCCAGGGTGCGGCGGTGGCGGCGCGACCAGTCGCTCCTGCGTACCCGCCGGGTGCGCCCGGAGCTGCTGGATACCGTTGAGCTCGACGAGGACGACGTCTTTGCGCTACACGGCCGGGACGTGGTGACCACCCTGCGCGGGGAGGTGCCCTGGGGGCGGGAGGGGGACGTCGTCAAGCGGATGCGCCGCGAGCTGCGCAGGGCGGGCTACCGCGACCCGGAGGTGACCCTTGGGGAGGGCGAGGTGACGGTCAGCGGGCGCACCGCACTCGGCTGCGAGGAGGCCACCGCCGCCGTCGCGCGGGCGGCGGGGATGAAGGGGCACTGGGAGGGGAGCACGGTCGAAGAGGGCTAG
- the ffh gene encoding signal recognition particle protein — MFESLSDRLQTALGGLRGKGKLTEADIDATAREIRLALLEADVSLPVVRAFIKRVKERALGADVSAALNPAQQVVKIVNEELTGILGGETRRLALAKNPPTVIMLAGLQGAGKTTLAGKLARHLAKQGHTPLLVACDLQRPGAVQQLTIVGERAGVTTFAPDPGTSIDSLGHEMGTSHGDPVSVAKQGIEVARQNKNDVVIIDTAGRLGIDEVLMAQARSIRDAVNPDEVLFVIDAMIGQDAVTTAQAFADGVDFTGVVLTKLDGDARGGAALSIRDVTGKPILFASTGEKLDDFDVFHPDRMASRILGMGDMLTLIEQAETLFDEKQAEQAASRLGSGELTLEDFLNQLLMVRRMGPIGNLLKMMPGGKAMNDMADMVDEKQLDRIQAIIRGMTPAEREDPKILNASRRKRIARGSGVSVGEVNQLVERFFEAKKMMGHMASQFGLPGNFGGRSATKKKPKGRKTKGGKRKPVKKKTAGAPQLPGGMPDLGDMQKMQQQMPPGFEGLDLSGIDFNQLGKDKRFGF; from the coding sequence GTGTTCGAGTCACTGTCCGATCGCCTACAAACAGCCCTTGGGGGCCTTCGTGGCAAGGGCAAGCTCACAGAGGCGGACATTGACGCCACCGCCCGGGAAATCCGACTCGCCCTGCTTGAGGCAGACGTGTCGTTGCCCGTGGTCCGTGCCTTTATTAAGAGGGTGAAAGAACGGGCCCTGGGTGCTGACGTCTCCGCCGCGCTGAACCCAGCGCAGCAGGTCGTCAAGATTGTCAACGAAGAGCTTACCGGCATCCTCGGTGGTGAGACCCGCCGCCTCGCACTGGCGAAGAACCCTCCCACCGTGATTATGCTTGCCGGCCTGCAGGGCGCGGGTAAGACGACCCTCGCCGGAAAGCTCGCACGGCACCTAGCTAAGCAAGGGCACACCCCGCTCCTAGTTGCGTGCGACTTACAGCGTCCGGGAGCAGTTCAGCAGCTCACGATCGTCGGTGAGCGCGCCGGCGTAACCACGTTTGCTCCGGACCCCGGCACGTCCATCGATTCGCTGGGCCACGAGATGGGCACGTCTCACGGGGACCCGGTGAGCGTTGCGAAACAGGGCATCGAGGTCGCCCGGCAGAACAAAAACGACGTCGTCATCATCGATACCGCCGGTCGTCTCGGCATCGACGAAGTCCTCATGGCGCAGGCGCGCAGCATCCGCGATGCTGTTAACCCAGACGAGGTCCTATTCGTCATCGACGCCATGATCGGCCAAGATGCAGTGACAACCGCCCAGGCTTTCGCCGACGGCGTTGACTTCACCGGCGTCGTCCTGACCAAGCTGGACGGCGACGCGCGAGGGGGCGCGGCACTGTCCATCCGCGACGTTACCGGCAAGCCCATCCTGTTTGCGTCGACAGGCGAAAAGCTCGACGATTTCGATGTCTTCCATCCGGACCGGATGGCCAGCCGCATCCTCGGGATGGGTGACATGCTTACCCTCATCGAGCAGGCCGAGACGCTTTTCGACGAAAAGCAGGCTGAACAGGCCGCCTCCCGGCTTGGATCCGGTGAGCTGACCTTAGAGGACTTCCTCAACCAGCTGCTCATGGTCCGCCGCATGGGGCCGATTGGCAACCTGCTTAAGATGATGCCGGGCGGCAAGGCCATGAACGACATGGCCGATATGGTCGATGAAAAGCAGCTCGACCGCATCCAGGCCATCATCCGCGGTATGACGCCGGCGGAACGCGAGGACCCGAAGATCCTCAACGCGTCTCGTCGCAAACGTATCGCCCGAGGTTCTGGCGTCTCCGTCGGGGAAGTCAATCAGCTCGTCGAGCGCTTCTTCGAAGCCAAAAAGATGATGGGCCACATGGCCAGCCAGTTCGGCTTGCCCGGGAACTTCGGCGGGCGATCGGCTACCAAGAAGAAGCCCAAGGGGCGCAAGACCAAAGGCGGGAAGCGCAAGCCGGTGAAGAAGAAAACCGCGGGAGCGCCTCAGCTGCCGGGTGGGATGCCGGACCTCGGTGACATGCAGAAGATGCAGCAGCAGATGCCGCCCGGGTTCGAGGGCCTGGATCTGTCCGGCATCGACTTCAACCAGTTGGGCAAGGACAAGCGTTTTGGCTTCTAG
- a CDS encoding P-II family nitrogen regulator, translating into MKLITAVVKPFTLSDVLSALEGEGIHGITVTEAQGRGRQPVSVEYYRGAQYSSAFVTKIKIEVLVTDQQEQRALEAIVRAARTGEVGDGKVWVIPVERVVRVRTGETDDNAV; encoded by the coding sequence ATGAAACTCATCACAGCAGTAGTCAAGCCCTTCACTCTCAGCGACGTTCTCTCTGCCCTTGAAGGCGAGGGAATACACGGCATCACCGTTACCGAGGCGCAGGGCAGAGGGCGTCAGCCCGTCAGCGTCGAGTATTACCGCGGGGCGCAATACTCGTCCGCCTTTGTAACTAAAATCAAGATCGAAGTCCTCGTCACCGACCAGCAGGAGCAGCGCGCCTTAGAAGCAATCGTGCGCGCTGCGCGCACCGGTGAGGTCGGCGATGGGAAAGTCTGGGTCATCCCAGTCGAGCGAGTCGTGCGGGTCCGGACAGGCGAAACCGACGACAACGCTGTCTAA
- the rimM gene encoding ribosome maturation factor RimM (Essential for efficient processing of 16S rRNA), which yields MTMKVQVGRVMKSHGIRGEVLVDVMTDAPEVRYADGAELNGTQAGRERKLTVESSRPHKGRLLVKFREVPDRNEADSLRGMQFFAAPLEREEDSEEYYDHELIGLKVVHEGTQVGEVTGVVDTPNRKILEIDYAGREVLVPFVIDFIPEIDLDGGTLTITPPEGLLDV from the coding sequence GTGACCATGAAGGTGCAAGTGGGCCGTGTCATGAAGTCGCATGGGATTCGTGGCGAAGTTCTTGTCGATGTGATGACGGACGCGCCGGAAGTGCGCTACGCGGATGGCGCCGAGCTCAATGGAACTCAGGCTGGCAGGGAACGAAAGCTGACGGTGGAGTCCTCCCGACCCCACAAGGGTCGCCTTCTGGTGAAGTTCCGCGAGGTTCCTGACCGAAACGAGGCGGACAGCCTGCGCGGCATGCAGTTCTTCGCCGCCCCGCTCGAGCGTGAGGAGGACTCCGAGGAGTACTACGACCACGAGCTGATCGGCCTGAAGGTGGTCCACGAGGGCACGCAGGTCGGCGAGGTTACCGGGGTGGTGGACACCCCGAACCGCAAGATCCTCGAGATCGACTACGCGGGCCGGGAGGTCCTCGTTCCCTTCGTCATCGACTTCATCCCGGAGATCGACCTGGACGGCGGCACCCTGACCATCACCCCGCCCGAGGGGCTGCTCGATGTCTAG